Sequence from the Cicer arietinum cultivar CDC Frontier isolate Library 1 unplaced genomic scaffold, Cicar.CDCFrontier_v2.0 Ca_scaffold_2176_v2.0, whole genome shotgun sequence genome:
aacttaggCTTGTATActatgtaatatatatatatatatatatatatatatataggtgaGTAGACCAGAGATTAGCGCATAGCTACGGAGCCGCCTTccaattccaattccaattccaattccaattccaatttcaatttcaatttcaattccaaAACACAATCAGGTATGCTACTTAGAATGAATCAAATTTAGAACGAATCAAAAATCGGTGATGAATGTGGCTAGGCctctaaaattatatatatatatatatatagataatcaCACATAAATAAGAGGATTAGTTTTCTCCTTACCCATAGTCGCTTGCTCTGTTGCCACCAGCCCATGCTTTCTAACACTAAAACAATATAACTATACCCTACAATCTctaaacttatatatatatatatatatatatatatgtatagatAATCACACATAAATAAGAGGATTAGTTTTCTCCATACCCATAGTCGCTTGCTCTGTTGCCACCAGCCCATGCTTTCTAACTCTAAAACAATATAACTATACCCTTCAATCAGATACACCTTCCCTATTACCATCAAATTGTTATACATCAAATTGTTATACTGTAGTCCAAATAATATTTTGCCTCACTCTTTTGTTTGTAAACTCAGTTTTCCTTTTTATATATCGGTGAAATACGTATTAACCGAATTAGtaccttattattattattatcaatataacaaaaaaacttattactaattcaatttctaataattaatttaggatCGTGAATtcgattattattttaagatagtgaatttgataattattttaggagtgaatttgataattattttaagatagtgaatttgatgattattttaggagtgaatttgataattattttaagatagtgaatttgatgattattttaggagtgaatttgataattattttaagatagtgaatttgatgattattttaggagtgaatttgataattattttaagatagtgaatttgatgattattttaggagtgaatttgataattattttaggatagtgaatttgataattattttaggNNNNNNNNNNNNNNNNNNNNNNNNNNNNNNNNNNNNNNNNNNNNNNNNNNNNNNNNNNNNNNNNNNNNNNNNNNNNNNNNNNNNNNNNNNNNNNNNNNNNNNNNNNNNNNNNNNNNNNNNNNNNNNNNNNNNNNNNNNNNNNNNNNNNNNNNNNNNNNNNNNNNNNNNNNNNNNNNNNNNNNNNNNNNNNNNNNNNNNNNNNNNNNNNNNNNNNNNNNNNNNNNNNNNNNNNNNNNNNNNNNNNNNNNNNNNNNNNNNNNNNNNNNNNNNNNNNNNNNNNNNNNNNNNNNNNNNNNNNNNNNNNNNNNNNNNNNNNNNNNNNNNNNNNNNNNNNNNNNNNNNNNNNNNNNNNNNNNNNNNNNNNNNNNNNNNNNNNNNNNNNNNNNNNNNNNNNNNNNNNNNNNNNNNNNNNNNNNNNNNNNNNNNNNNNNNNNNNNNNNNNNNNNNNNNNNNNNNNNNNNNNNNNNNNNNNNNNNNNNNNNNNNNNNNNNNNNNNNNNNNNNNNNNNNNNNNNNNNNNNNNNNNNNNNNNNNNNNNNNNNNNNNNNNNNNNNNNNNNNNNNNNNNNNNNNNNNNNNNNNNNNNNNNNNNNNNNNNNNNNNNNNNNNNNNNNNNNNNNNNNNNNNNNNNNNNNNNNNNNNNNNNNNNNNNNNNNNNNNNNNNNNNNNNNNNNNNNNNNNNNNNNNNNNNNNNNNNNNNNNNNNNNNNNNNNNNNNNNNNNNNNNNNNNNNNNNctgaatgagcctgatcgtggagggctacagtcgaactgtaaggtaagactgatagaccttgggggtgcACCTaatggggaattcctaagtggattagtgggttattccttAAGGTcgggaactaccgtgcaacacaagagtaccccgactgtcgcgtatatgtgcctcgggttgagttgaggggatctatgaagacttgaccattcatgaattgttcgcccactcttgtagtggcataatattaggcctcctaaccaagtacttcatagtagaatggtaccaaatgatgaagtatagagtatatgACATCCATAACATTTCATCATGGTGATtatcttattgtgaatgaatttgataaatcgttgatattatacacttggctgtttttgagattgtgatgatttgattgtttgcgtgttatcctcgtgtattttatactgttacataatttcgatactcacccctcattgtttgtgtttggcgtttgcgacggacgcagacgagttgtaagttgcagatGATGACTAATACCATTAGAGAGGCGGAAGCCGTCACGTTTTGGAGACTCTATTTATATGTATTGAATTGACGTTATGTTTagcatttttattttgggaattcccgctctgatagtgacatcaggttgggactatatttgcactgaatttaaatcataagtatgtgtacttcaaaatggattctgttgtttgatattatgatttcgatgccattatgtttgatggaaattttggaatTATGTTACATGCTTATGATTATGTTATACtctttatccaaaaaaaaaaaaattatttggggtttagggtgtcatattagtggtatcagagctggtctgtccaatcagaccGTAAATGTGTTATGTGTTCGCTATGTTTCCTTGTGTACTCTATTATGTGTTTTGTGGTTATGGACATTAATGTGTTAGTATTGTAGAACTAGGTTAGTTCTCACTACCCTAATAAATGAATTCATGGTGATGGACCGATTCCACAAGGCTAACCCTCCATCGTTTGAAGGTCACTATAATCCTGATGGAGCTCAAAAGTGGTTGCAAGAAGTTGAGAAAATTTTCAGAGGAGTGGCATGCCCCGAAGGTCAGAAACTGCATCTTGGTACCTTTATGTTGACGGAGGAAGCTGAACATTGGTGGGATAATGCACGCCAACGTTTAGATAATGCAGGGAGTGCAATTACTTGGGCTATATTCAAGGACATGTTTCTAATTAAGTATTTCCCTGAAGATATTCGTAATAGAAAGGAGATGgaatttgttaaattggaaCAAGGGAATATGTCAGTAGCagagtatgctgctaagttcGAGGAATTATCCAGGTACTATCCACTCTATGTTGGAGAGGCAGGAGAAAAGTCGAAATGCATCAAGTTTGAAATGGGACTCAGGTCAGAGATCAAGAAACTGGTTGGAATGCAAGAGATTCGTGACTTTCCTACCCTAGTGAATAAGAGTAGGATTTATGATGAGGATAGTCGTGCTGAAAAGGCACATTACTGAAACACTGGAACCATGAAGGACAAGAGGCATGTGCATCATAATAGAGGAAAACCATACTCTTTTCCTCCTAGTAAATCTGGAAGTCGTCCGAATTATCAACAATACAGTTTTTCAGTTGGAAAAGGAGCTAATAGTGGTAATGGAAAAGGAAATGGAAACAGTTATAATTATGGGAGTGGTAGAGGAAACCCCAATGGACGAGGAGTTAGTAACGAAAATAGTAACATGAGTCAAGTCTCGCACAAAAACCATGGTTATAATGGTGATCCAGCTACTCCTATCCGATGTCACAGGTGTGGTAAGCAGGGTCACATGGCATACGAATGTGATCCAGCTACTCCTATCCGATGTCACAGGTGTGGTAAGCAGGGTCACATGGCATACGAATGTAGAGATGC
This genomic interval carries:
- the LOC101502967 gene encoding uncharacterized protein, with product MVMDRFHKANPPSFEGHYNPDGAQKWLQEVEKIFRGVACPEGQKLHLGTFMLTEEAEHWWDNARQRLDNAGSAITWAIFKDMFLIKYFPEDIRNRKEMEFVKLEQGNMSVAEYAAKFEELSRYYPLYVGEAGEKSKCIKFEMGLRSEIKKLVGMQEIRDFPTLVNKSRIYDEDSRAEKAHY